From Penicillium psychrofluorescens genome assembly, chromosome: 1, one genomic window encodes:
- a CDS encoding uncharacterized protein (ID:PFLUO_000340-T1.cds;~source:funannotate) encodes MPQNEYIERWQKQHGKRLDHDERLRKKQARESHQQSKDAQNLRGLRAKLYQQKRHAEKIQMKKRIRAQEEKNVKSAAPDEPSKTPLPQYLLDRSQATNAKALSSAIKDKRAEKAAKFAVPLPKVKGISEEEMFKVVNTGKKTHKKSWKRMITKPTFVGGDFTRRPVKYERFIRPMGLRYKKANVTHPEMAVTVQLPILSVKKNPQNPLYTQLGVLTKGTIIEVNVSELGLVTTNGKVVWGKWAQVTNTPENDGCVNA; translated from the exons ATG CCTCAGAACGA GTATATCGAACGCTGGCAGAAGCAGCACGGCAAGCGGCTGGATCACGACGAACGGTTGCGCAAGAAGCAAGCGCGTGAGTCGCACCAGCAGTCGAAAGATGCACAGAATCTGCGTGGTCTGAGGGCCAAGCTGTACCAGCAGAAGCGCcatgcggagaagatccagatgaagaagcgcatcagGGcgcaggaagagaagaatgtCAAGTCTGCCGCCCCCGACGAGCCCTCCAAGACCCCTCTGCCCCAGTACCTGCTCGACCGATCGCAGGCGACCAACGCCAAGGCGCTCTCCAGCGCTATCAAGGATAAGCGTGCTGAGAAAGCTGCTAAATTCGCCGTTCCGCTGCCCAAGGTTAAGGGTATCAGCGAGGAGGAAATGTTTAAGGTTGTCAACACGGGCAAGAAAACACACAAAAAGTCGTGGAAGCGAATGATCACCAAGCCTACTTTCGTTGGAGGCGACTTCACCCGTCGGCCTGTCAAGTACGAGCGCTTTATTCGGCCCATGGGTCTGCGGTACAAGAAGGCCAACGTCACACA CCCTGAGATGGCTGTTACCGTGCAGTTGCCTATTCTGTCGGTTAAGAAGAACCCTCAGAATCCGCTGTATACCCAGCTGGGTGTTCTGACCAAGGGTACTATCATTGAGGTCAACGTTTCCGAGTTGGGTCTTGTCACTACCAATGGCAAGGTCGTCTGGGGTAAATGGGCTCAAGTGACCA ACACCCCTGAAAATGACGGCTGTGTCAATGCGTAA
- a CDS encoding uncharacterized protein (ID:PFLUO_000333-T1.cds;~source:funannotate), which produces MTWDQNVLRSRFCNALSEMYKSEVPLYGNLIDVVWKADAKTVQDGQKLDGLQAIDPDDVLPSRHRVERHGAIRLGTAYELATIRRMFAVMGMYPVGYYDLSLAGFPMHATAFRPKTQDALAQNPFRVFTTVLRMELLTEKTRNLAQRALAQRNIFTPRLLQLLDHAETKGGLTPEECTEFIATGLETFRWHSQATVTLDEYKILKAEHPLIADIVSFSSSHINHLTPRTIDIDLVQQLMLDEGMPAKERIEGPPKRSCPILLRQTSFKALEETVYFRDASDTFIKGSHTARFGEVEQRGYALTREGRQLYDRLLNRVNSEATKQGTTGANYDKLLAEHFEAFPDTLSALHDKNLAYFCYRLTPIGERIAKKSTSAVGEVGELTVSISELLKKEIVSYEPLTYEDFLPLSAGGIFNSNLGNGIESQSKQLIMHADPDLDGFQRCLGTHVADEFHLYSEMQRESLESCREQLQLKEITL; this is translated from the coding sequence ATGACTTGGGATCAGAACGTTCTCCGGTCTCGCTTCTGCAATGCTCTGTCTGAGATGTATAAGAGCGAAGTCCCTCTTTACGGAAATTTGATCGATGTGGTTTGGAAGGCAGACGCGAAAACAGTCCAGGATGGCCAGAAACTTGACGGTCTGCAGGCCATTGACCCGGACGATGTTCTTCCCTCGCGACATCGAGTGGAAAGACACGGTGCCATCCGACTAGGCACGGCATATGAGCTAGCCACGATCCGCCGCATGTTCGCCGTCATGGGCATGTACCCCGTTGGCTACTACGACCTTAGTTTGGCAGGGTTTCCTATGCATGCTACGGCTTTCCGGCCCAAGACCCAAGATGCTCTAGCTCAGAACCCCTTCCGCGTCTTCACAACAGTGCTGCGCATGGAGCTTTTGACTGAGAAGACGAGAAATCTGGCGCAGAGAGCGCTAGCACAAAGAAATATCTTCACACCTAGACttctgcagcttctcgacCATGCTGAAACAAAAGGTGGCTTGACACCGGAAGAGTGTACGGAGTTTATTGCCACCGGCTTAGAGACATTTCGGTGGCATTCACAAGCGACCGTCACCTTGGATGAATACAAGATACTCAAAGCCGAACATCCCTTGATTGCCGACATTGTGTCTTTTTCCAGCTCTCACATTAATCATCTCACACCTCGCACAATCGACATCGATCTAGTGCAACAGCTGATGCTGGATGAGGGCATGCCTGCTAAAGAGCGCATCGAAGGTCCCCCAAAACGGTCTTGCCCAATTCTGTTGCGGCAAACCAGCTTTAAGGCATTAGAGGAGACCGTATACTTCCGAGATGCGTCAGACACATTCATTAAAGGCTCACATACAGCTCGCTTTGGAGAGGTAGAGCAACGAGGCTACGCTTTAACCCGCGAAGGACGACAACTATACGATCGACTCCTCAACCGAGTCAACTCAGAGGCTACGAAGCAAGGAACCACAGGCGCAAATTACGACAAGCTCTTAGCAGAGCACTTTGAAGCCTTTCCAGACACCTTATCAGCACTCCACGATAAGAATCTAGCATACTTTTGCTATCGCTTGACACCCATCGGAGAGCGAATTGCAAAGAAAAGTACCTCAGCAGTAGGAGAAGTAGGAGAGTTGACGGTCTCGATTTCCGAATTGTTAAAGAAAGAAATTGTGAGCTATGAGCCTTTGACCTACGAGGATTTCCTGCCACTGTCTGCTGGTGGCATCTTCAACTCCAATCTGGGAAACGGAATTGAGTCCCAGTCCAAGCAGCTCATCATGCACGCAGACCCGGACCTCGATGGATTTCAGCGCTGCCTCGGGACGCATGTGGCGGATGAATTCCACCTTTATTCTGAGATGCAGAGGGAATCCCTAGAAAGCTGTCGGGAGCAATTGCAATTGAAGGAAATCACGCTGTAG
- a CDS encoding uncharacterized protein (ID:PFLUO_000334-T1.cds;~source:funannotate) yields MASPKALHKVADDAVANVDADLRKINLDIHGNPETLYEEVYAHDTLCDYFEKQDFTVERGAGGLPTAFRASFGPEKGPDGQLTRAVAINLEYDALPVLGHACGHNLIATAGVAAALGMSAAIKEGKILGRVVAIGTPAEEGGGGKIKLIKAGIYKDIFCCMMVHAMQYDNAYFTSMCGSELTIEYIGKPAHAMAAPWDGINALDAMTLLHTSIGLLRQQIMPTDRIRGVVLSAGESSGVIPHYSKARYCVRSASLVRYRTLKRKFINCLEAAALATGCELKTDWMPAYWDIRVNHGLAGKYVEHMEQLGIPFAPMHEQKANMTCASTDMGNVTYAVPSIHPIFALESPNGSIHTKAFEQVAATQDSHERAIKCGKAMARTGIEVLVDEVFVTQVRQEYDDTDMSIALDPWVA; encoded by the exons ATGGCTAGCCCGAAAGCTCTTCACAAAGTCGCCGATGACGCTGTCGCCAATGTGGATGCGGATCTGAGAAAAATAAATTTGGAT ATCCACGGCAACCCGGAAACTTTATACGAGGAAGTATATGCTCACGATACACTATGTGATTACTTCGAGAAGCAAGATTTCACAGTTGAACGAGGCGCAGGAGGTCTACCCACAGCTTTCCGAGCATCATTTGGTCCCGAAAAAGGCCCAGATGGACAGCTGACAAGAGCAGTTGCGATCAATCTCGA ATACGATGCTCTGCCAGTTCTAGGACATGCCTGCGGTCACAACCTCATAGCAACTGCTGgtgtggctgctgctttAGGAATGTCTGCGGCAATCAAGGAGGGTAAAATTTTAGGGCGCGTTGTAGCCATCGGAAcccctgcagaagaaggtggcggcggcaagATCAAGTTGATCAAGGCAGGAATCTACAAGGATATCTTCTGCTGTATGATGGTCCATGCAAT GCAATACGACAACGCATACTTTACAAGCATGTGCGGATCAGAATTGACCATCGAGTACATTGGGAAACCTGCCCACGCGATGGCCGCTCCCTGGGATGGCATCAATGCGCTGGATGCAATGACCTTGCTACACACCAGCATTGGTTTGCTACGCCAGCAGATCATGCCTACCGATCGGATCCGGGGGGTAGTACTTAGTGCTGGTGAGAGTTCTGGTGTCATTCCGCACTACTCCAAAGCACGCTACTGCGTGCGATCGGCCAGCCTGGTGCGCTACCGTACCCTGAAGCGGAAGTTCATCAACTGCCTCGAAGCTGCGGCGTTAGCGACTGGTTGCGAGCTGAAGACCGACTGGATGCCAGCTTATTGGGATATCCGCGTTAATCATGG ATTGGCCGGCAAGTATGTGGAACATATGGAGCAACTGGGCATTCCATTTGCGCCGATGCATGAACAAAAAGCGAACATGACCTGCGCTAGTACTGATATGGGCAATGTCACCTATGCAGTGCCCAGCATTCACCCGATCTTTGCT CTGGAGAGTCCCAATGGATCCATCCACACGAAAGCTTTTGAGCAAGTCGCAGCCACGCAGGACTCCCACGAGCGGGCAATCAAATGCGGCAAAGCCATGGCGCGCACAGGAATTGAAGTGTTGGTAGACGAGGTGTTCGTAACACAGGTGCGGCAGGAATATGACGACACGGACATGAGCATCGCATTGGACCCGTGGGTGGCCTAA
- a CDS encoding uncharacterized protein (ID:PFLUO_000335-T1.cds;~source:funannotate) encodes MATPLNNQAGVEEPGPAKEIVVEEGDIALQFAGEVIEVSPELISRVRWKIDLFVLPLLALTTLLQFLDKSTLSYAGIFGILENLTLSGEEYSWLASIFYFGYFAMQPIGSYLLQKFAPAKCLAASVLCWGIVLFMHVVCKNWAGLMAVRFFLGMAEGVVTPAFMLISTGWYARQDQPLRMGFWFSFNGIAQIVGGLLAYGLGHIHVNNIAPWKWMFIVTAALSVVWSIVLFLALPDSQLTAWFLKDDVEKHAAIEMVRENNTGIHSRKFKKEQVMEALRDRKAWMLFLMALVWNIPNSVATFGNLLVENFGYTTLETTLVIVFALDISHTY; translated from the exons ATGGCAACACCATTGAATAACCAGGCAGGCGTCGAAGAGCCTGGCCCTGCAAAGGAGATCGTCGTCGAGGAAGGAGATATCGCGCTTCAGTTTGCTGGAGAGGTTATCGAAGTGAGCCCGGAGCTCATCAGTCGCGTTCGTTGGAAGATTGATCTTTTTGTTTTGCCATTGCTTGC TCTTACGACTCTTTTGCAATTTCTAGACAAATCAACCCTCAGTTATGCCGGTATTTTTGGCATCCTAGAAAACCTT ACCCTGTCAGGAGAAGAGTATTCTTGGTTGGCTAGTATATTCTACTTTG GGTACTTTGCAATGCAGCCAATTGGAAGCTACCTGTTACAGAAATTCGCGCCGGCCAAGTGTCTCGCTGCTAGTGT GCTCTGCTGGGGCATCGTCCTGTTTATGCATGTCGTATGCAAAAATTGGGCTGGTCTGATGGCTGTTCGATTTTTCCTGGGAATGGCTGAGGGAGT CGTCACACCGGCCTTTATGTTGATCAGCACCGGCTGGTACGCTCGCCAGGACCAGCCGCTTCGAATGGGATTCTGGTTCTCCTTCAATGGTATCGCACAAATTGTCGGCGGTCTACTCGCCTACGGACTGGGTCATATTCATGTGAACAACATCGCACCGTGGAAATGGATGTTCATCGTCACAGCAGCTCTTTCCGTTGTTTGGTCAATAGTTCTATTTTTAGCGTTGCCAGATTCTCAATTGACGGCATGGTTTTTGAAAGACGATGTCGAGAAACATGCGGCCATTGAAATGGTTAGGGAGAATAACACCGGTATTCACAGCAGGAAGTTCAAGAAGGAACAGGTCATGGAAGCATTACGCGACCGCAAGGCTTGGATGCTGTTCCTCATGGCTCTAGTGTGGAACATTCCCAATTCGGTTGCCACG TTTGGCAATCTCCTTGTGGAAAACTTTGGGTACACTACCCTTGAAACAACCTTGGTAATTGTCTTCGCTCTCGATATTAGCCACACATACTGA
- a CDS encoding uncharacterized protein (ID:PFLUO_000338-T1.cds;~source:funannotate): protein MGMGYRVSVGQGAKSVKPCPIILGQPLQDDLGGIGLWSTPMDFTKLLAALLKGGQPLLTGASVNILFKPQLSGGSRAAMPKHLGGQMRRVLGIKGVDDIEQADHCLAGTITSKDIPDRRRSGTVNWSGLPNLHWWIDQKTGIAAVLFTQLMPPGDAAVTGLLIELEKALYRALSRKSEHFNSKVKL, encoded by the exons ATGGGAATGGGGTATCGAGTCAGTGTCGGCCAGGGTGCGAAATCGGTCAAGCCGTGCCCTATTATTCTAGGTCAGCCATTGCAAGACGACTTGGGGGGTATTGGTCTCTGGAGCACGCCAATGGACTTCACCAAATTGTTGGCCGCGCTTCTCAAAGGCGGCCAGCCATTGTTGACCGGGGCTAGTGTGAATATATTGTTTAAACCACAATTGAGCGGCGGATCTCGGGCAGCAATGCCAAAGCATCTTGGAGGCCAGATGCGGCGAGTACTAGGGATTAAGGGCGTGGATGACATTGAACAAGCCGATCATTGTTTGGCCGGCACAATAACATCGAAGGATATTCCTGATCGCAGACGAAGCGGTACGGTCAACTGGAGCGGGTTGCCAAATTTACATTGG TGGATCGACCAGAAGACAGGCATCGCGGCCGTTTTGTTCACACAGCTCATGCCACCGGGAGATGCTGCCGTCACTGGTCTGTTGATTGAACTGGAGAAAGCCCTATACAGGGCTCTGAGCCGGAAGTCTGAGCATTTTAATAGTAAAGTGAAGTTGTAG
- a CDS encoding uncharacterized protein (ID:PFLUO_000332-T1.cds;~source:funannotate), with amino-acid sequence MATVITIQPSSTAGPAASSAYPQNHHSSPDHLRRSRPQTAAATSTLSPSPRSVHSTLSRVPGRDGASCDACLRRKSRCAMNEIVNKCYSCDFHRQDCTFNLSAVQPADVPPKKRKLDDSSAREHVDSVKRSSTVQSAHHALSTDGALPLRSTHNMIRPGFFNLSTQSIGMTTDLEPALLDHLPLDEHDECTVSTSRVRRCADDGTFMRVIDTAPIGDSQAVSLDAIESLVAPYGATLIEKFFDHVHPSFPILMEEAFRQAYRERRGLSPLLLSAVYVLTLKFVDVGAASQTVRRPDAARLESTAMKLLMDSLPSPSISTIQAGLLLTQKSTLATSALNGQMVTAGFELGLHQDCSNWRMDTWEKGLRRRLAWALYMQDKWSSLVHGRPSHIFAFNWTVKDLVEEDFSDAFASGTDSAHDEAAVGHGPLLFCHMVALTTILSDVLDRFYTLKAIDDFKAAGKQRTRLILDKAKPAQIRLKEWFSSLPGALKMESSSGELVETITDEHARNGALHLAYFATEITLHRCIVRSLSEDGTDSYLAHICRSAAKTRLISAMDFVNRLRPAHLRSFWPASARTNFSLIGSFGMLLRITAPSKEEAEFYRVRLCEYRWTLSVSHKNAEFMSFALESLDNASALDKHVPVKPGVEELMAHSAKSVPRLPVTSIGSYDDSMMDADGTLGGTAASSSVMSGLASPATSVSDGEGEHDMSMHPL; translated from the coding sequence ATGGCTACGGTTATCACCATCCAGCCTTCCTCGACGGCTGGTCCAGCGGCCTCATCGGCCTACCCTCAAAATCACCATTCTTCCCCGGACCATCTCCGCCGCTCCCGTCCCCAGACGGCCGCCGCAACTTCGACTCTATCGCCCTCCCCCCGCTCCGTCCACTCGACTCTCTCCCGTGTCCCCGGTCGGGATGGAGCCAGCTGCGACGCCTGTCTTCGCCGAAAGAGCAGGTGTGCTATGAACGAAATCGTCAACAAGTGCTACTCGTGTGACTTCCATCGGCAGGACTGCACTTTTAACCTCTCCGCCGTTCAGCCCGCGGATGTCCCTCCCAAGAAGCGGAAACTAGACGACTCCTCCGCTCGAGAGCATGTGGATTCCGTGAAACGTTCATCGACTGTTCAATCGGCCCATCACGCACTCTCCACCGACGGGGCTCTTCCGCTCCGGAGCACCCACAACATGATTCGCCCTGGGTTCTTCAACCTGTCGACACAGTCCATTGGGATGACCACAGACTTGGAACCCGCACTACTCGACCACCTGCCACTAGATGAGCATGACGAGTGCACAGTCTCGACATCCCGGGTGCGCCGGTGTGCCGACGACGGCACTTTCATGCGTGTGATCGATACTGCTCCTATTGGTGACTCGCAGGCCGTGTCACTCGATGCTATCGAGAGCCTGGTCGCTCCGTACGGTGCAACTCTGATCGAGAAGTTTTTTGATCATGTACACCCTTCGTTTCCCATCCTGATGGAAGAAGCGTTTCGTCAAGCGTACCGAGAACGGCGAGGGCTGTCGCCTTTACTTCTCTCGGCAGTCTATGTTTTGACGCTCAAGTTCGTCGATGTGGGAGCAGCCTCGCAGACTGTACGGCGACCCGATGCGGCTCGGTTGGAGAGCACGGCAATGAAACTGCTGATGGACTCTCTGCCATCTCCAAGCATATCCACCATCCAAGCAGGTCTGCTCTTGACGCAAAAGTCCACCTTGGCCACTTCCGCGCTCAACGGGCAGATGGTCACAGCCGGCTTCGAGCTCGGTCTGCACCAGGACTGCTCGAACTGGCGTATGGATACTTGGGAGAAGGGGTTGCGGAGACGGCTTGCATGGGCCCTGTACATGCAGGATAAGTGGTCCTCGCTTGTCCATGGCCGTCCGTCTCACATCTTTGCCTTCAACTGGACTGTCAAAGATCTTGTGGAGGAGGATTTCTCAGATGCCTTTGCTTCTGGCACCGACTCTGCCCATGACGAAGCGGCCGTTGGACACGGGccccttctcttctgccACATGGTTGCCTTAACGACGATTTTGTCGGATGTTCTGGATCGATTCTACACGCTGAAGGCCATTGATGACTTCAAGGCCGCTGGAAAGCAACGTACGCGCCTAATcctcgacaaggccaagccTGCCCAGATCCGCTTAAAGGAGTGGTTCTCATCCTTGCCAGGAGCATTGAAGATGGAATCGTCCTCCGGAGAGCTTGTCGAAACCATTACGGATGAGCACGCCCGCAATGGTGCTCTGCACTTGGCCTACTTCGCCACGGAGATCACCCTTCATCGATGCATTGTGCGCTCCCTCTCCGAAGACGGAACGGATTCGTACCTGGCTCACATTTGCCGCTCGGCTGCGAAGACGCGTCTCATCTCTGCCATGGATTTTGTGAACAGACTGCGGCCCGCTCATCTGCGATCGTTCTGGCCAGCATCCGCCCGCACGAACTTCTCTCTGATCGGCTCCTTTGGAATGTTGTTGCGCATCACTGCCCCTAgcaaggaagaggccgaaTTCTATCGGGTGCGGCTTTGTGAATATCGCTGGACTCTGAGCGTCAGCCACAAGAATGCCGAGTTCATGAGCTTCGCGCTAGAGAGCCTTGACAATGCCTCCGCTCTGGATAAGCATGTGCCCGTTAAGCCTGgcgtcgaggagctgatGGCCCACTCGGCAAAGTCTGTCCCTCGGTTACCCGTCACAAGTATCGGGTCGTACGATGACTCGATGATGGATGCTGACGGCACCCTTGGTGGCACGGCTGCCTCATCATCTGTCATGTCGGGGCTTGCTTCTCCGGCAACCTCCGTTagtgacggagaaggagagcacGATATGTCTATGCATcctctttga
- a CDS encoding uncharacterized protein (ID:PFLUO_000339-T1.cds;~source:funannotate), whose translation MFSRSVLRRFASDLRMSAPSTISGAAPHPQRACLHQTASLKASQEQASSQLSSSKPESPLSATPRAQTSQPTTNQRTPPNNFIPQNRSHTPDEKRPVAPEFKEPLKVTRSLMERLPHLVGQAPHYVVAKLHDKPYLLTPGDHVRLPFLMPKVQSGDILRFNRASALGSRDFTLKGNPHIDERLFECRVRVTGTDAEPLRIKEKTKRRQRHVQQIRSKERYTVMRVMEVRVKTPEELLQEGAVIVEEGEDSPAIEAKA comes from the coding sequence ATGTTTTCTCGCTCTGTTCTGCGGAGGTTCGCCTCGGACTTGCGAATGTCCGCTCCGTCTACGATCTCAGGCGCAGCTCCCCATCCGCAACGAGCCTGCTTGCACCAAACTGCCTCGCTGAAGGCCTCGCAAGAGCAGGCTAGCTCTCAATTGTCATCGTCAAAACCTGAATCCCCTCTCAGTGCAACTCCACGAGCACAAACCTCCCAACCTACGACCAACCAACGAACTCCTCCCAATAACTTCATCCCTCAAAATCGCTCTCATACTCCAGACGAGAAGCGTCCCGTTGCCCCCGAATTCAAAGAACCTCTCAAAGTGACCCGTTCCCTCATGGAGCGGCTCCCTCACCTCGTGGGGCAGGCGCCACACTACGTCGTCGCCAAGCTCCACGACAAGCCATACCTCCTCACGCCCGGCGACCACGTTCGTCTACCGTTCCTTATGCCAAAAGTTCAGTCAGGTGATATTCTGCGGTTCAACCGCGCTTCTGCGCTCGGGTCACGCGACTTTACGCTGAAGGGCAACCCACATATTGACGAGCGACTGTTTGAGTGTCGCGTTCGCGTGACGGGCACGGATGCGGAGCCTTTGCGGATCAAGGAAAAGACCAAGCGGAGACAACGACATGTTCAGCAGATCCGCAGCAAAGAAAGGTATACGGTGATGAGAGTGATGGAGGTGCGGGTCAAGACACCTGAAGAGTTGCTGCAGGAGGGAGCGGTTATTGTGGAGGAAGGTGAGGATTCTCCGGCCATCGAGGCTAAGGCATGA
- a CDS encoding uncharacterized protein (ID:PFLUO_000336-T1.cds;~source:funannotate), whose product MDASQPVITASAAKLHLSPTLEINELVHRVRATGKKVIHLGFGEATFPIQEEVLQCHREACNSTSYLPVAGLGELRERIAAYQSGRLNIPIHADQVVVAPGSKPLLFALFDILDGDVLLPRPSWVSYEPQIAHAGKLLFWIETDEHGRHNLTEKALDNAYTSAVDAGARPRIMLINSPSNPTGQVFSKEQVSLIVKFCRGRSITLISDEIYSDICFNAEDVQISAFESAFGEDGTVIMTGGLSKTYSAGGWRVGYAIFPSSPVGKAIRQSTLAYASECWSAASAPSQIASIKAFSSSRATSEPIGSAMDTYREAVNCLHRMCTTRFYHALQNCGIAVAEPKGSFYLYPSFQPYASQLQKIGVVTSQDLSKWLIEECGLAALPGSAFGEKDERQGVSGGNLRLRMATSYLYFSSEEEKYSKGYALLKSAAAGEEVSLPLLEEAIAAIQAAVEKLNTQ is encoded by the exons ATGGACGCCTCTCAGCCAGTGATTACCGCATCGGCGGCTAAACTTCACCTATCACCTACGTTGGAGATCAATGAACTTGTTCATCGCGTTCGTGCGACAGGAAAGAAGGTAATTCACTTAGGTTTTGGTGAAGCGACGTTTCCAATCCAGGAAGAAGTTTTACAATGTCACCGTGAGGCATGTAATTCGACTTCTTATTTGCCGGTAGCCGGGCTCGGAGAGCTCCGAGAG AGAATCGCTGCATATCAGTCAGGTCGTCTGAACATTCCAATTCACGCGGATCAAGTGGTTGTCGCTCCGGGATCCAAGCCTCTTCTCTTTGCTCTCTTCGACATCTTGGACGGGGATgtacttcttcctcgcccatcATGGGTCAGCTATGAGCCCCAAATTGCGCATGCAGGAAAGCTGTTGTTCTGGATCGAGACTGATGAGCATGGTCGTCACAATTTGACGGAGAAGGCCCTCGACAATGCCTACACTTCTGCGGTCGATGCTGGCGCGCGCCCGCGTATCATGTTGATCAACAGTCCCTCCAATCCAACAGGACAGGTGTTTAGCAAAGAACAGGTCTCCCTAATTGTGAAATTCTGTCGCGGGCGATCAATTACCCTGATCAGTGATGAAATTTACTCCGACATCTGCTTCAACGCTGAGGATGTGCAAATCAGCGCCTTCGAATCCGCATttggcgaagatggcacGGTGATCATGACGGGGGGTCTCTCCAAG ACATATTCTGCCGGTGGCTGGAGAGTTGGCTATGCAATCTTTCCCAGCTCCCCAGTTGGCAAGGCAATCCGGCAATCTACCCTTGCATACGCTTCGGAATGCTGGTCTGCCGCATCGGCGCCCTCGCAAATCGCATCTATCAAAGCTTTTTCGAGTAGCCGTGCGACGTCTGAACCCATTGGATCTGCCATGGATACGTATCGCGAGGCAGTGAATTGTCTGCACCGAATGTGTACAACGCGATTCTATCATGCCTTGCAGAACTGTGGGATTGCAGTCGCTGAGCCTAAAGGATCTTTCTACCTGTATCCATCTTTTCAGCCGTATGCATCGCAGCTACAAAAGATTGGTGTTGTTACCAGTCAGGACTTGTCGAAATGGCTGATTGAAGAATGTGGACTCGCAGCTTTGCCTGGATCTGCATTTGGTGAGAAGGATGAGCGACAAGGTGTGAGTGGGGGCAACCTCCGTCTAAGAATGGCGACGAGTTATCTGTATTTCtcgtccgaggaggagaaatATAGCAAAGGTTATGCTTTGCTGAAGTCGGCGGCAGCGGGAGAAGAGGTCTCTCTGCCATTGTTGGAGGAAGCGATTGCGGCTATCCAGGCAGCCGTCGAGAAGCTGAATACTCAGTAG
- a CDS encoding uncharacterized protein (ID:PFLUO_000337-T1.cds;~source:funannotate): MEDLDRILDQFTDPLAGSLHGAVFIAIDKSGNVIYKRAAGKADSDPLSAKPLGIDYLYWIASMTKMVTAVAVMQLVERRIISLDDDIREKVPELRDIQILEDMKYDSSLESAQPKFVPVQGKIAIR, translated from the exons ATGGAGGATCTTGATCGGATTCTTGATCAATTCACAGATCCCTTGGCGGGGTCATTGCATGGCGCAGTGTTCATTGCGATCGATAAGTCAG GAAATGTCATCTACAAGCGGGCCGCTGGAAAGGCGGATTCTGATCCCCTTAGTGCAAAGCCTTTGGGAATAGACTATCTATACTGGATTGCCTCAATGACGAAGATGGTCACAGCGGTGGCTGTGATGCAGCTAGTGGAACGAAGAATTATATCATTAGATGATGATATCCGCGAGAAAGTCCCAGAGCTCAGAGATATCCAAATTCTAGAAGATATGAAGTACG ACTCTTCACTGGAATCGGCTCAGCCTAAATTTGTGCCCGTTCAAGGCAAGATTGCTATTAGGTAA